The following coding sequences are from one Thermostaphylospora chromogena window:
- a CDS encoding ABC transporter permease — protein sequence MSEANSRQGAPPAEKSREGEARSLLGSPSGGAATLLGRLGETRHLGLVLALILLAVIGVITRPDNFATASNMVTILALASTIGVITVGMTFVIIGGGIDLSVGAVMALASVWATTVATQSYGPWVMVMCALLVGTGAGLVNGFLIAYGRMVPFIATLAMLVAARGLAQRISDRRTQLLTDGNRAVFEELTTARILGLPPLVYIFAAVVVLGWLLLNRTTFGRRTYAVGGNPEAARLAGIDVRRHTMLLYALSGLCCGIAAVLIMARTTTGSSTHGDLYELDAIAAVIIGGTLLTGGRGTIIGSILGLMIFTLITNLFILNGLNTSDQLVAKGLIIVVAVLLQRRSLRTRT from the coding sequence GTGAGTGAGGCGAATTCCCGTCAAGGCGCCCCGCCCGCCGAGAAAAGCCGGGAGGGCGAGGCCCGGTCCCTGCTGGGGAGCCCGTCCGGCGGCGCGGCGACGCTGCTCGGACGGCTCGGCGAGACCCGGCATCTCGGTCTCGTCCTGGCCCTGATACTGCTCGCGGTGATCGGTGTGATCACCCGGCCGGACAACTTCGCCACCGCCTCCAACATGGTGACGATCCTGGCCCTGGCCTCGACCATCGGCGTCATCACGGTCGGTATGACCTTCGTGATCATCGGGGGTGGCATCGACCTGTCCGTCGGCGCCGTCATGGCGCTCGCCTCGGTCTGGGCCACCACCGTCGCCACGCAGTCCTACGGGCCGTGGGTGATGGTGATGTGCGCCCTGCTCGTCGGCACCGGGGCCGGGCTGGTCAACGGGTTCCTCATCGCCTACGGGCGCATGGTGCCGTTCATCGCCACGCTGGCCATGCTCGTCGCCGCCCGCGGCCTCGCCCAGCGGATATCCGACCGGCGCACGCAGCTCCTCACGGACGGCAACAGGGCGGTGTTCGAGGAGCTGACCACCGCGCGGATACTCGGCCTGCCGCCGCTGGTGTACATCTTCGCCGCCGTCGTCGTGCTCGGCTGGCTGCTGCTCAACCGCACCACGTTCGGCAGGCGCACGTACGCCGTGGGCGGCAACCCCGAGGCGGCCCGTCTGGCCGGTATCGACGTGCGCCGCCACACCATGCTGCTGTACGCGCTGTCCGGGCTGTGCTGCGGCATCGCCGCCGTGCTCATCATGGCCAGGACCACCACCGGGTCGTCCACGCACGGCGACCTCTACGAGCTCGACGCCATCGCCGCCGTCATCATCGGCGGGACCCTGCTGACCGGCGGACGAGGGACGATCATCGGCTCCATCCTCGGCCTGATGATCTTCACGCTGATCACCAACCTGTTCATCCTCAACGGCCTCAACACCAGCGATCAGCTCGTCGCCAAGGGGTTGATCATCGTCGTCGCGGTGCTGCTCCAGCGGCGCAGCCTCCGAACGCGAACATAA